In Mytilus trossulus isolate FHL-02 chromosome 14, PNRI_Mtr1.1.1.hap1, whole genome shotgun sequence, a genomic segment contains:
- the LOC134696191 gene encoding uncharacterized protein LOC134696191, producing the protein MGETLSKKWRHDPAYHEATETLTRSNENTQQFVNKILTESNKLEAKNKELEKEIAKLKASIELKKTPSRDKLNPASSEEKPQLTRAQLNRGQSEDLILAGRDKRNRGHSEEQLLARRAMMNRGLSQEGQLLEGCLIEQHNLTGDNETLKQENNKLRKEIKVLSDEKEIALSRLSKLAGIQLTKGNSDITDLSDSNRPTKLSEKWSSLYTDEWSDAFDELFKIKKTNDNFRIEKELCDIVKKCYITCVKIGEKQMVDIKKHTWDIACCLHHRPDQLVEAAQTTMFNKMVKEEKVDKKAATMVINHRNNGGDMTRLLVIQKCMEELVDIVHERRKYDKKLSEYVKQETMRQFEHYRKPGSKNHVITFVERCTDLCWSMVIKAPSMVLVYDQPEGRPIDKNMFTVYTKQGPLIDFVVWPALILRTDGPILAKGAAQGKGGEPNRYMGTKIGSESIGNSTWTVTKTAESVNVENETSRVNWNNIK; encoded by the exons atggGCGAAACCTTAAGCAAGAAGTGGAGACATGATCCAGCATACCATGAAGCAACAGAAACCTTGACGAGATCAAACGAAAATACTCAACAATTCGTTAATAAAATCTTAACTGAATCGAACAAATTAGAAGCCAAAAATAAAGAGCTAGAGAAAGAAATAG cCAAACTCAAAGCATCTATTGAATTAAAGAAAACTCCATCAAGAGACAAGCTAAATCCAGCATCTTCAGAGGAAAAACCACAACTGACAAGAGCCCAGCTTAATCGAGGACAATCGGAGGACCTAATACTGGCAGGAAGAGACAAGCGGAATCGAGGTCATTCGGAGGAACAACTACTAGCCAGAAGAGCCATGATGAATCGAGGACTTTCGCAAGAAGGACAATTACTGGAAGGATGCCTTATTGAACAGCATAATTTAACCGGGGACAACGAAACGCTGAagcaagaaaataacaaattaagaaaagaGATCAAAGTGTTGTCAGATGAAAAAGAAATTGCCCTTTCAAG GTTAAGCAAACTAGCAGGTATTCAACTTACCAAAGGAAACAGCGACATCACTGATTTGAGTGACTCAAACAGACCAACAAAACTATCTGAAAAATGGTCCAGTCTATATACTGATGAATGGTCCGATGCATTTGATGAACTATTTAAAATCAagaaaacaaacgataacttCAGAATAGAAAAGGAGCTCTGCGATATTGTAAAG aaatgttATATAACATGTGTAAAGATTGGAGAGAAACAGATGGTGgacattaaaaaacatacatgGGATATTGCCTGCTGTTTACATCATCGACCCGATCAATTAGTGGAAGCAGCACAAACA ACCATGTTTAACAAAATGGTAAAAGAAGAAAAGGTTGataaaaag GCTGCTACAATGGTGATTAATCATAGGAACAATGGG GGAGATATGACAAGGCTACTTGTAATACAGAAATGTATGGAGGAGTTGGTTGATATTGTACATGAACGAAGGAAGTATGATAAGAAATTATCAGAATACGTTAAACAG GAAACTATGCGACAGTTTGAACATTACAGAAAACCAGGTTCGAAAAACCACGTCATAACATTTGTTGAGCGCTGCACAGATCTATGCTGGAGCATGGTAATCAAAGCGCCTTCCATGGTTCTGGTTTATGACCAACCGGAAGGTCGGCCGATcgacaaaaacatgtttacagtATATACCAAACAGGGGCCACTCATTGACTTTGTGGTATGGCCAGCCTTGATTTTGCGCACTGATGGTCCAATTCTTGCGAAAGGCGCTGCACAGGGAAAAGGGGGTGAACCAAATAGATACATGGGAACGAAAATAGGATCTGAATCGATAGGCAATTCAACATGGACAGTTACCAAAACAGCAGAATCAGTCAACGTAGAAAATGAGACATCAAGAGTAAATTGGAATAATATAAAATAG
- the LOC134695991 gene encoding uncharacterized protein LOC134695991 translates to MGSDWSMSRAHHDPMMESVRAKWNSDEDTRKVVGTFVEEQKKLKVDIGNLKENEKKLLEVNRNMHATFNDCLAEQERLKKELSALKHENMELGKQLDTKQQKNQELTKDNDILSNEKENALSRLSKIAGIQLTKGNSDITDLSDANRPTKLAEKWSSLYTDEWTDAFDEFQTIKENQNSAIEKELCSIVQKCFNICQEIEKKQMTDIKAHVWDIACCLHRQPDQLVSASKTSLYPKVVQDTLKKPAATVSPNDGINNDKLQSILKCMEELIEIVHERRKYDKNLLECVKQESLREFEQYNKMGTQSQIMKFVERCTEMCWSMVIKEPPMALVFNEMEVTTIDKNMFSVYTKSGLFIDFVVWPALILHKDGPILTKGTVQGKENDTFETEMIISNSTEEITEKKMDSQNEIAQNGDDNLKYIPPDQNSPEGHVIEEDGKTGH, encoded by the exons atggGCAGTGATTGGAGTATGTCGAGAGCACATCACGATCCAATGATGGAATCAGTCAGAGCCAAGTGGAATTCAGATGAAGACACAAGGAAAGTTGTTGGTACATTTGTAGAAGAACAGAAGAAACTGAAAGTAGACATTGGGAATTTAAAAGAGAACGAGAAAAAATTACTGGAAGTGAATAGGAATATGCATGCAACATTTAATGATTGTTTGGCTGAACAAGAACGACTAAAAAAAGAATTGTCGgctttaaaacatgaaaacatggAATTGGGGAAACAACTTGATACGAAACAACAGAAGAACCAAGAACTGACGAAAGACAATGACATTCTTTCAAATGAAAAAGAGAACGCTCTTTCCAG ACTAAGTAAAATAGCTGGTATTCAACTTACAAAAGGAAACAGTGATATAACTGATCTTAGTGATGCTAATAGGCCAACAAAACTGGCAGAGAAATGGTCTAGTTTGTATACTGATGAATGGACAGATGCATTTGATGAATTTCAAACAATCAAGGAAAATCAGAACTCTGCAATTGAAAAGGAACTGTGCTCAATTGTTCag AAATGCTTCAATATTTGCcaagaaattgaaaagaaacagaTGACCGATATCAAAGCACATGTATGGGACATAGCTTGCTGTCTTCACCGACAACCAGACCAATTGGTATCTGCTTCTAAAACT AGCCTGTATCCAAAAGTTGTTCAAGACACGCTAAAAAAG CCTGCAGCAACAGTATCCCCAAACGAT GGAATAAATAACGACAAATTACAATCTATACTGAAATGCATGGAGGAATTGATCGAGATCGTTCACGAAAGACGAAAGTACGATAAAAACTTATTGGAATGCGTGAAACAG GAGTCACTCCGAGAATTTGAGCAGTACAACAAAATGGGAACACAAAGTCAAATCATGAAATTTGTAGAACGATGCACAGAAATGTGCTGGAGCATGGTAATAAAAGAACCACCGATGGCTTTGGTTTTTAACGAAATGGAAGTTACAACGATTGACAAAAACATGTTCTCTGTTTATACAAAAAGCGGTCTTTTCATCGACTTCGTGGTATGGCCAGCTTTGATTTTACACAAAGATGGTCCAATTTTGACGAAAGGTACGGTACAAGGAAAAGAAAATGACACATTCGAAACGGAAATGATAATTTCGAATAGCACAGAAGAAATCACAGAAAAGAAAATGGATTCTCAAAACGAAATTGCACAAAATGGTGACGACAATCTCAAATATATACCACCAGATCAAAACTCGCCTGAAGGTCATGTCATTGAAGAGGACGGTAAAACTGGTCActga